The sequence TCTAACATGTATATAAATGTTGTCTTCTCAAAACTAAAACCCTATCGACCCAAAACAATAAAGATCGAATGCAAAGAATTATCAAGGACTTTTAACAACAAACCATCAtcgttattcatcatcatcttcacgtcTTTGCATCATCATAGTTTAACAGTATCCTCATCTTCTTCTATTCAATCTACGGCCCAAATCAAATAATGAAACACGGTTCATTCTTAAATGGAATTAAAGTCTGTTAACTCCTTTCCAATAAAGCTACCGTTATTTAGATTGCCATTAGGGTGGTGCTCCACATACAAAAAGAAAATGTGAGTGGGAAAGTTTGATTAAAATTGGTCGGCCATATATTTGTATATAGTCCCACAAGGTAATTTGTCCCATGATTGCTTCTATGTATATCAATAATCTAATTGACATGCTATCTGTGATCATATCGTCCCAATCATAAAAACCTTTCCTTTCTCGCGTTTAGTTCTCAACAGAAACCAAATGGAAAGCAAACATGCATCAtcgataaaataaaaaaaaatatatgtagaaAGGATGTTGTAGCATGCGTATATGTGGCGAGTgatggtgattaaatgggtttGAAGTGGGTGGTGGCTCTTCAAGGTGGTGATTGTGAAAAGTGGTGGTGTATGGTGAAAGAGGTGAGGTGGTGGTTCGTATATTGAAGagagaagaagagaaaaaaaataaaaaaatataagacACTTAATAGAAGAAGCATAACCTTCATCGTCAACAATGGTATCATCATTGTTCTTTATCCCTATGTCCCATTATCTTTGTGTTTTAAACAGAAACACTAATCATCGAAATTAAATGGGTGTTGTGGAATGAGTAAGTTAAGGCGGTTCATGATCAAAGGTGGCGACGGTTGAGAGTAGTCGGGAGTGGTGGTTTTGTTCATTACAGCAAACAGAAACTGCAGGTAGTAATTAGCGAGTGATGATGACGATTGTTTGTGGGTTTGTTCACGAAGAAGATAAGGTTTTAATCTTGGTGATTGAATAATAGAAGTAGGATACAAGTTGTTAATTGAATTGAGATGTTAATGCTCTAATGGGTTCACCATTTAGTTCGACAAAGAATCTGATGTAGTACAaggaaataaaaataataatacaacaGATAGGGACGTGAAACAGATAAAGGAGTTTCAATTTGTTTTGAGATAGTGATACCTAACAGACTTTGGACTCTTTGAATCGTGATTTGTACTTATTTTGCAATCAAAAACAGTGTGATGGCAATGGGAAATTGATTCAGTACTTACTAATTCTCATATgcgtatttttatataaataatattattaattgataattataattatattaataatgattaaaataaataatattaataataacactatgaataataaatttaatgatataaataataataataatgtttaatgatgatactagtaatgataataataatgtgatgatattaataataacaatgataataatttcaataagtttaataataaaaatgaaaataataatattattaatgatactaataatactaacaataacatatTAATTTATcaatttctatatttatatattatctattgatatCAATAACAtatttaacacttatgttaataatgataataaaaatagttttattattaatggtaccaataatattattagttaactttactgataataatattaacaatactaatataatCTATAATCATTTATGTTTatttacattcatatatatatatatatatatatatatatatatatatatatatatatatatatatatatatatatatatatatatatatatatatatatatgtttaattgcTTAcagacaattgttcgtgaatcatcggttatagtcaaaggttaattgaatacatgaatatagatttcaaaactttcgagactcaacattacagatttttgcttatcgtgtcggaaacatataaagattaagtttaaatttagtcggaaattcccgggtcatcacacatatcaCCTGCAAAACTCACATAAACTCCTAATCATATGCAATTTGAATTGGTTAAAGTGTTTAATGATACACATATACGATATGTATCAAATAGGTTTTAATTTGCATTAACTTAACACGTTTGTCAAAAGAATTCAAAAAGTACACGACAGTATTGGCTGGGAGCAAAACAACAGTTAAAATAAAGAAGGCTACCGGACGAAAGGATGAAGTGCTAACCACCCTGACACCAACCAGAAAAACATGTGGCAGGCAGGTGTATAGAGCGACTAAGCAGAAGACCGGATAGAACAAGTAAGACATGTAGCCGGATGAAGAACGCCGGATGGAAAATACCGTGAAGAGACACTTGACGATTCTAAAAGCCATGTTTACACGTAAGCCCTTCCACTTGGCCAAGTGTGTAGGATCCTCTGTATCCTGCACACGGATACCAGAAATATCTGGGCATTAACACACGAATTGAGCGTTTGTGTCACGTCAGTCTGACTCTTCAGGAAAGTTTGTTATGATAGTTTGTTACAATCATGAAAGTGACATGtgtcacgtcatcattccctcaacAAACTATTGGCGCCTATAAATACACCTTTGGATCATTTATTACACACACAATCAAGCATACAATTAATACGTCGTTAATCTGCTCAATCACCTATAACCAATCACATCGAATTCCGACCACCACCAGAGTTCGATTACTTCAAGTTATTGGTTTATTCTATCCAATCGAATAGATCAATTCAATTGATTGTATTACGCCCTCGAATTCCAGATTTCgaacggggtttgcacaattattggagataAAACAATCTATCAATCACCCTTTTCCCAAATTTAGCACTCAAACCTAAACCCGACAGTTTTATGTTTAATCAGTGTTAAAAAGAGGTTGAGCCCCATATCATTATTTATTTGCCTCCGCTATTATAAATTACATATGAACATTAATGATATCTTTTTTATTTGGGAAAGCAGCATGCTTTCATGGTTGTGATCACGGTCGTCTCAACAATTTAAATGCCCTAAACGAAAATAAAAATGGACCCACATATATGTTAAATTGTTTTACTATGCATAAAAAAATAATACTTCATTTTttctatttatttacttacattgtatttaactattaaagacgaggtattttaactttaattgacaatttttATTTGATCtaattaaatatattgagaaaaatatttacatattcaaaattttggTACCTTCTAATATTTTGAGCCCTCAACAGTTGCCTATATTACCTATGCTCGAAGACATATGTGGTTGTGATAACGTGGCTAAATCAAAATTGCAGCAGATGTTATATTAGAGGGTAGATCAATAGACTAGTCGCAATGTGTTGACTATAAAAGCGATGTGTCATTATCAAAATGACAAAATACTTGTAGAAAGATCACTTCTGAGTTGAATTACTTACTTTGCACAATTTTGAAGAAAGAAAAAATTGAAGAACAAACTTTTAAAGGTTTAATTGTATGGGTGAGTCAGTAATAATCATAATCGTGACATATTGGTGTAACGTGAGAGAAAGTTGGTAAGTAGTCAATCATATACTCGTATGTGAAGGTCGTTGGAATATAACATCAACAACTTCTAAAGTACTACTATTATGAATACACCTTTTATGATTTTAATATAACTTTTTGGTACGTCATTATATATGTAGCTAGCAAGTTCGATTGTTCACATCCTACAAtgtcattttacattttacatacataAAAAATCATCATGACCTAATCATTGATGTTCAGATATAAATTAAAGTGGAATTTAATTTAAGCTTACAAAGTAATACATTTTGGAGTAGCTAACGAAAATATAAGAAAAGACAATCAAGCAATCGATCAGATCGCGTGCAACTAAATAAATATACATGTATGTTTTAATAAATACTTGAATAACTATTCAGGCTTGCCTAAGTGGCCACCGAATTGCCCAATGAAGAACACCACTCGAGTTCAATTCCtgactatgccaaattgttcaaaaagggagtgtgactggagggtgcgcataatgcgcaattcacccggtgcCAGGTCTCGCGCCCGggagcttgattacccgaggttttaccttctatgggagagccaatgtgctcgttcataggatagtttcctcgcttaccaaaaaagaaaaaataaataaatacttgaaTGAATTGAATATGAAAAACCAACATATGAAGAAAAAATATACCAATATttttattaatcaataatgatattcTTATCATCATTACTCTTATTATATAATACTGTAATTAAAACTAGGTAAATATAAATTATTGTATTATCTatctataatttttattaaaatcctataatgataatgtcattattagaCTAGATCTTTTGTTaaagaaaattaaaaaataaaagaaaaaaatctaagcatggtgggtaatgtcattaatataaataattttgaattaaaattaaatcttattaattaattattattattaaattttattaataattattttaattattaaaattaaataattttgaattattttaattaattgtttttgaattgagtacgagaaggtataaaagctaggcagaaagaaaccaattctaaatttatattttaatttatacttttATAATAAAATGACAATTAATATTATCTGTTATGAttgaatgtggattgtttaatatgcattttaggtgtttgatgaaatgttcaactgacgagtttcttagtcagaCTATGTGGttttacgggtcattaaactaaatgactttagcatttatgttcacttaatacttaaaacatatcattaaactgttttgtttggtggtttcacgggtcatttcactagttattattattactatatacataaaatacataaaatataaataaatataatatatgttaATTTTTTAAGTATAGTGATTGGATCAAAAAGAactaaattaatttaattaattaattaaagtaaaataataataataataataatgataatatacatACATTTTTCCAAATAATTATAGACAGGTATTCATTCGCAGTTTCTGTTCTCTCTCTCCCCCTTTCCGTCTAGGGTTTCCAGAACCGCCGTTTTTTTGGTCGCTTGTTCGCTTATCAGGAACTGTTTATCACTAAATATTCAGGTAATCCTCCATCTAACTTTTTAGTTAATCAATTCGTCAGGTATTAATTCATGCTACAATTTCAATTTCAGTTAATTATATACGTACAAATACGATCTCTACTTAACAGTTCAAGTTTGATCCTTTATGTATATTATCAAAGTCTGTTGTTAGTCACTGGTTCGTTTCGATTTAATCGCTTGTGTCTATCTAGATCCGTATTCTGTCTTATTGATATTTGTATTGAACATATTAGGTTACTTTAGATTCAATTGATGGATGCTTAGTTTTAGGTTTTGACTTTAATTTCTAGTTGTGGATGTCACACTTTCATTTAGATATAGTTTTGTTTTCAGTGATAAATTTCATTTTTATGATTTATTTTTGGAAATTGATATATTATGGTTGGTTATTAGCGCGGTTATTTAGTTAAGTTAAATACTTCGAGTCGTATTAGCTACTGTTCATAAAGTTGTTGAGGTTTTGATGTAACAGATTGTTGAAAAAAGTGCTCAGGCAAGTATTAATGGCGATGGAAGTTACGCAAATTCTGTTGAATGCGCAATCAGTTGATGGATCTGTTAGGAAGCATGCTGAAGATAGTTTAAAGCAGTTTCAGGAGCAAAACGTTGCTGGTTTTCTGTTATCTTTGTCTGGTGAACTTGCTAGTGAGGACAAGCCTGTTGATAGTCGTAAATTGGCTGGTTTAATCCTTAAGAACGCATTAGATGCGAAAGAGCAACATAGAAAGTATGAGCTTGTTCAAAGATGGTTATCGCTAGACGTGGGTGTTAAGACACAGATAAAGACATGTTTGTTGCAAACACTCTCGTCTTCTGTCTACGAGGCACGATCGACTGCATCACAAGTGATAGCTAAAGTTGCTGGTATTGAGCTACCACAGAAACAATGGCCTGAGCTGATTGGTTCACTCTTATCGAATATTCATCAGGCTCCTGTTCATATTAAGCAAGCGACTCTCGAAACGCTTGGATATATGTGTGAAGAGGTTTCACCCGATGTTGTAGAACAAGAGCAGGTGAATAAAATACTTACTGCTGTTGTTCAAGGTATGAATCCATCTGAAGGTAATAATGATGTCAGGCTTGCTGCTACACGGGCATTGTACAATGCTCTTAGTTTTGCTCAGGCGAATTTTTCTAACGATATGGAGCGAGATTACATTATGAAGGTTGTTTGTGAGGCGACTTTGTCACCAGAAGTGAAAATTAGGCAGGCAGCTTTTGAATGTTTGGTGTCCATCTCATCAAGTTACTATGAGAAAATATCTCCATACATGCAGGATATTTTTGCCATTACAGCTAAAGCAGTGAAAGAAGATGAAGAGCCTGTTGCCTTACAAGCTATTGAATTTTGGAGTTCAATATGTGAtgaagagattgatatattggaggATTATGGGGTTGATTTTACTGCTGATTCAGAAGTTCCTTGCTTTTATTTCATCAAGCAGGCTTTGCCTGCACTTGTGCCCATGTTGTTGGAGACATTGTTAAAGCAAGAAGAAGATCAAGATCAAGATGAAGGTGCTTGGAATCTTGCCATGGCTGGGGGTACATGTCTTGGTTTGGTTGCAAGAACAGTTGGAGATGATATTGTTCAACTTGTGATGCCTTTTATTGAAGAGAATATAACAAAACCCGATTGGAGGCAAAGGGAAGGGGCTACTTATGCCTTTGGTTCAATCTTGGAGGGTCCGTCACCTAATAACTTGACTCCACTTGTTAATGTTGCTCTTAACTTCATGCTCACAGCTCTAAACAAAGACCCAAACAACCATGTAAAAGACACAACTGCTTGGACTTTAGGAAGAATATTTGAGTTTCTTCATGGGTCAACTATGGAGACACCTATTGTTACCCCTGCTAACTGCCAGCAGATTATTACAGTACTTCTACAGAGCATGAAGGATGCTCCTAATGTTGCTGAGAAATCATGTGGGGCCCTTTATTTTCTCGCTCAAGGTTTTGAAGATATTGGTCAATCGTCTCCTTTGACTCCCTTTTTCCAAGAAATTGTTCAATCTCTTCTGACAGTCACTCATAGAGAAGATGCTGGTGAGTCTAGGTTAAGAACTGCTGCTTATGAGTCACTAAATGAAGTTGTGAGGTGCTCAACAGATGAAACAGCTCCCATGGTGTTGCAGCTTGTTCCAGTCATCATGATGGAACTTCATAAAACTCTTGAAGAACAAAAGCTTTCGTCTGATGAGAGACAAAAACAGAACGAGTTGCAAGGCCTTCTTTGTGGGTGCTTGCAGGTTATCATTCAGAAACTAGGATCATCTGATCAAACTAAGTACATCTTCATGCAGTATGCAGATCAAATCATGAATCTTTTCCTCAGGGTTTTTGCTTGTCGAAGTGCAACTGTTCACGAAGAGGCAATGCTTGCCATAGGAGCCCTTGCTTATTCAGTGGGCCCAGACTTCGCAAAGTATATGCCCGAGTTTTACAAGTATCTTGAAATGGGTCTTCAGAACTTTGAAGAGTACCAAGTGTGTGCTGTGACTGTAGGTGTGGTGGGTGACATATGCAGGGCCTTGGAAGACAAAGTGTTGCCATGGTGTGATGGGATCATGACTCAGCTTCTTAAAGATTTGTCGAGTAATCAGTTGCATCGATCAGTGAAACCACCAATCTTTTCATGTTTTGGTGATATTGCACTTGCAATAGGAGAGAATTTCGAGAAATACTTGATGTATGCTATGCCTATGCTTCAGAGTGCAGCAGAGTTATCCTCCCATACAGCAGGTGCTGATGATGAAATGATTGAGTACACCAATCTTTTGAGAAATGGCATATTGGAGGCATATTCTGGGATCTTTCAGGGTTTCAAGAACTCTCCTAAAACTCAGTTGCTAATTCCTTACGCCCCACACATTATCCAGTTCCTTGACCTGATATATATGGAGAAAGACATGTGAGTACTTGCCCTTTCTTCTAATGCATCATTTTTTATGTTTGTTTATTTATAAAGTTGCCACCTTTATTATTTGGTTTCTGACTTATATCTATGTTCATTCTGTTAGGGATGATGTTGTGATGAAAACTGCCATTGGAGTCCTAGGAGATCTAGCTGATACACTAGGAAGTAATGCTGGGTCCTTGATTCAGCAATCTCTTTCAAGCAAAGACTTCTTGAACGAGTGTCTGTCATCTGATGATCATTTGATTAAGGAATCCGCTGAATGGGCCAAGTTGGCCATTAGTCGTGCTATTTCTGTTTGATTCTTCTGCTTTTGGTACATACTTTTGTCTTTTTTATTTGGAAGTCCCTGCATGCATATGGGTCAGTCGAGTCCGGTTCCATCTTTCAGGTCAGGTCATGTCACATATTGTCATGTCGTTATGATGGGGATTTCTGGGGCGTCATGATGATGTCATCTATGCAGCTTTTTCAAGAGTTCTCTGTTTGAATCTCCAGAAGATCTCATTTTGTTCTGGTGGTGCCTTTGGTTGTCAAAATTAATTGGTCAATTTCGAGTCTTGCATCGGTCCTACCTATTTGTGACAGCTGGGACTACTATCTTCCATTTGTTCTGCTATATATACTCGAGTCGGGTTGGGGCTTGCATACAATTTACTTTTTAAGGAAAATCATTACAGCGCCattcacattttttttttcttttacctcGTTCGTTTCCTTTTTTTCATATTTTGAAATTCTTTCATTTGGAAGAAACATTTTTGAGTCATGCATCAGTCCGGGTCGTCAGTGTCCTGTTTACCAAAGTCGGATTGcgtctttttttcttttcttttcttctacTTCATATCTCAAAGAAGGGTTCAGTCACTATGTATTCAAGCATTTCTCAAGTCAAAAGGTGTTTTGATTTGTTGGTCAAAGTTGAAGTACTCCATAAATATGCTGCGTCATCTTTTCATGTCGCGGAACATGGAAATCCTATTTTGATAAGAATGGTGTGCGTCACAACTTGTGATGATGAAATTGAAATACGATTTGTAGGATGTTTGTTGGTTGGAGGTAGGGGCATTCATTTTGTAAAATTTGCCGCATCTGTTATTTTTTGGGCTCTAAACTGCAAACTGAAACTTCACCATCCTGTATGGATTTGTGTCAATTAAAGAGTTCTATTGTGTAATTGCTTTTTTCCCTtaaatttatttgttattttatatgatTTTCATATTTGCATATCATACACACTGATAATTCTGGTTATGCTTGCATAAATGAAAGCTCAGCATGAACCCGACTTAGGATGTTATCAATTCTTCTTTGTAAATTGTCAAACATGGCCCTCTTTGTAGGGTgtagtaaataataaataataatgataatgtaattATTTTATAGTTTAAAAGTTTGTGATATATGAGCAAAATTGGACATGAACTCACTCGTATAATTGTTGGCAATGGCGGTACTTCTTTGGTACAATCTTCTCTCTCTTTTAATTGAAGTATTTGTTTGAATAAGCAAAATTGATCCACACTTATGATGTGATGACTGAACTTTTTGTGTGCTATAGTAAACCTTTTCTATAAAGCTTTAGATTCGGCATCACTTGGTTTTTTTTTTATAGGGGTTCATTACTTCAGGTTTTATAGGATAAGGTGATATTCTGGTACTTTGTATTAAGTTGGTTCTGGTAAAGGACACTCTTTGGATCAGAGTTCACATACACAGAAACACTATAATGGCATACCCATAGATTAAACTGAATTAGTTAATCGAAACTGACATGATTATAGGTTTTGCAAATTGCAATACCTGTTGTCATGTTTGCCTGTTTGGAGGCTAGTCACAAATTTTGTTATTTTCCTTTTGTTATTGTTTGTCGTCTTAGCATAAAGATACAGAGCGATATTGTCTCTCTCTCTATAAAGATATATGACTCAGACGTAGTTGACTCTATGAAGCACACGTTTTACTCATATGCATTGTTACTTTAATCAAATATCATGGCAATTTTCTTTACAGAAAATATTAACATGCCAAATATGGTACATAATTGGAAGAAAATCAAACTAGGAAGGCTTTATGTAAATTTATTGAAGTCGATGGTTGAAAATGGGAACCAACACAAATATCGGTTTCAAGCGTTGCTTGAAAACATAGGAATGCATCATGTTTGGCTATATTACAAAACGAGTGTTTGATTATTTCATGATTTTCATGTTTCATCCCTTGACTAATTAATGCATCAAGCGTATTCTGCATATTAGACTAGTTTTATGCCTCTTTACAAATGAGTACTTGAGTACTTGTGGCTATTTATGTACTGTAATTTCTAAACAATTTATATAGTATCAATTTTATGTAACTAAACTTATTGATCAGTTACAAAAAATGTAACGATTAAAAGTAACTATTTTTATATCAATTTTATGTAACTACCCTTATGTATAGAACTAGGGAGTGTGACGTTTTTTCATAAAAAGTTCAGATGTTTCACAAAAAAAATAAAGCTAATGACGCTAAATTTAAATAAACAGATAATGTATTATGCCGGGATTTGAGCTCACAACTACCAAAATATCACACAAAAATATAACATTGATCGATATATAAATTTCACATGCTAAAAACTTCTTTTTTCTAATTAAAGTGAAGAAACAAAGTCTTCGAGTACCAAAACACCATTCTTATCATAGTGAAGTGCACCTGATACATTCAATGGTCGACACTTTTTTTCCCATTATAATCCTCTTCTTGCAAAGTTCAACGCTTTCATCATCTTGTTCTTCGTGTTTGCGCATAGAAACCGCTCTACCAAGCTTCCGTAACCCGTTTAATCCTCTACTTGGAACCCTAACCAAAGATGGCAACAAACCAACTTTACAAAAAACCTCAGTTGACTGCTTTTGATCATCTTTAACCCCTTCATTAGACTTATTAGAATTATCTCCGTTCTTATTATGAACCTTATCTTCTGGTGTAAAGATATAGTTGTTGCCAATTGCACCATGAATTACTGCTCGTAATATTTTGCCTTTTTTTCTCCATTTTTTGTAAATGTTGGATTCTTTTTTCATTGTTGTTTTCGCATGCAAAATTAAGCGATGAATGAAGATAGATACTTAAATATTGTAGTTTGTAACGGACGGAAACGTGGAGAAAATGGAAGGTGAGGGGGTCAAGAAGTTGTCAAAGAGACGTGGGAGTTATAATAACTTAAATAATTGCAAATAAGACCTTATAGCTTATAACACTATTCTACAATAAGTGACAAATATTCAGTCGCGCGTTGCGGCGGCCACCCCTCATTTACGTAAAACTTTTTTGTAGCATTCAATTATATATTCTAATAAGAATATTTTAAAGCAAAGCAGTTAACGTAACTTATAAGACCATAATTCGTTTTAAGATATTAAACATCTAATACAATTGCAAAGAAACATATTATTGCAAAGAAACATATTGTCATATATTactcagtgttgtaaatctcccgagatctccccgagatctcccccgagatctcgtttttagaaggcaacctagATGAGATGTTCATCTCATGAGATttatcggtcaacggggtcaaacttagtcaaagtcattatttctcggattttcttgctaatttgtaagattttcttgtaaaattcgtaatttctaagattttctcgctcatttctcagatatttttataaaatctcgtaaaaacgtatataaatatacatatatttatgtttttatgtatatttttattaaaaaaaactataaagtcaacgtaagtcaacgttcgagatctccccgagattattccgagatgccgagatctccctaaaaaggtCCAAATgagatctctccgagatccgaattctccaaccttgataTTACATATATGGGTTGTAATAGATTAATTATCATGAGATGTCCAAATTATgttgtataatatttttttttaatgtaTCAAATTAATTGTTATAAATGATAAATGATGACCTATGTGTGTGGCGTGTGGCAGTGCGCTTCAGACCGATTGCTGGTAAAATTGTACGTTCGAAAATATGATGCGAGTTAATTTGTGTAGGTAGTGTCTTTTTATTTCGCTAGGAAAATGAAAGCATGTGCGTTCAAAGTTTGGGGTGGGTTTATGAGGTTTTTTAAGTCTAAAAGCTATGTGCGTAGGTTCTAAAAGCTGCATTGTCGGAATTATGGAGGTTAGGGTAGGTGGAAAAAAGATAaaaatagtttgaaaaaaaaaTCATAAAAGGACAAAGGAGTTACTATTGAGGAATAGTAACCTCTTTTGCTCAATTgtatatagtattaatattaatgatgatcatGTATAATTTGTTCGTATCAGTCCCAACGATAGTAGCTAAATGGTTGAAGGACATGTAGCATAAAGCAGCGGTCATGAGCTTAATCTCAGTCACATGTCCTTGTAAGCATGAGTTACACGATTTTCCTCGTACATGTTTTTGCTGTGGAATCCGTCAGTGTGAGCCCGTCCCATTGAAAGGTCGGTTATACTCTTTTTTAAATTGTCTCTATCTTCAAATAAATCATCAAATTGATTTGAAATTTCAACAATTAATTTGAATTTTAACCATTGAATTGTAACAAATTCAATTATCTCTCTCTTCTATATATAAAACAAACAAACTCAATTATCTTTATTCTCTTCTATATATAAAAAAGAAaatttattgttaataataatattattattaattttaattatcaaTTTAAAAGTATACATTAGTGATGGATATAAAGGCATTTAAAGTTGTTTGTTAGTGTTGGAAGAGCATATAATTTGTTCTCAAGGAAAACTTTATGTATTTTTTCTCAATAGAAATTTATTAAACAACTAACATTTAGAACCGTCATTAACATATTTTTCTTAGACAAGACTCAAAGTTGTAACCTATAATAAATCCTTTCTGAATATCAATGATTGTTGAAGTTGAAGTTATGTAAAAATTTCAGTTTTTATCCCAAGAATATAAGCTGCTATCGTTTAAGGGACCATTGGCATAAAACGAAATAACATAGAGTAGTTTTAGTTAATTTAGAAAAAATGAAGGATGAGTGCTGTAAATGAGAGTTGCAGTTAGCAAAAAACAAGATAAACTA comes from Rutidosis leptorrhynchoides isolate AG116_Rl617_1_P2 chromosome 4, CSIRO_AGI_Rlap_v1, whole genome shotgun sequence and encodes:
- the LOC139839868 gene encoding importin subunit beta-1-like, whose product is MAMEVTQILLNAQSVDGSVRKHAEDSLKQFQEQNVAGFLLSLSGELASEDKPVDSRKLAGLILKNALDAKEQHRKYELVQRWLSLDVGVKTQIKTCLLQTLSSSVYEARSTASQVIAKVAGIELPQKQWPELIGSLLSNIHQAPVHIKQATLETLGYMCEEVSPDVVEQEQVNKILTAVVQGMNPSEGNNDVRLAATRALYNALSFAQANFSNDMERDYIMKVVCEATLSPEVKIRQAAFECLVSISSSYYEKISPYMQDIFAITAKAVKEDEEPVALQAIEFWSSICDEEIDILEDYGVDFTADSEVPCFYFIKQALPALVPMLLETLLKQEEDQDQDEGAWNLAMAGGTCLGLVARTVGDDIVQLVMPFIEENITKPDWRQREGATYAFGSILEGPSPNNLTPLVNVALNFMLTALNKDPNNHVKDTTAWTLGRIFEFLHGSTMETPIVTPANCQQIITVLLQSMKDAPNVAEKSCGALYFLAQGFEDIGQSSPLTPFFQEIVQSLLTVTHREDAGESRLRTAAYESLNEVVRCSTDETAPMVLQLVPVIMMELHKTLEEQKLSSDERQKQNELQGLLCGCLQVIIQKLGSSDQTKYIFMQYADQIMNLFLRVFACRSATVHEEAMLAIGALAYSVGPDFAKYMPEFYKYLEMGLQNFEEYQVCAVTVGVVGDICRALEDKVLPWCDGIMTQLLKDLSSNQLHRSVKPPIFSCFGDIALAIGENFEKYLMYAMPMLQSAAELSSHTAGADDEMIEYTNLLRNGILEAYSGIFQGFKNSPKTQLLIPYAPHIIQFLDLIYMEKDMDDVVMKTAIGVLGDLADTLGSNAGSLIQQSLSSKDFLNECLSSDDHLIKESAEWAKLAISRAISV